The region ATAAATAAGTGTACCTTTGTAAGCATCGGTTACCAATTTAGAAGAATATTGATTTGCAGGGGACGAAGTACTTGACAATTTATCTATTTTTTTATGTGAATATATatgttaaatatttaaataaagttgattttagttaaaaaaaaataagaaataataataataaagtaaatttatttgaaaagttaCCTTTGTTAATTGAAGTATTAACCGTTGTAGTTGTTGAAGTATTTATTTTTGTAGTCTTTTTAGAATGGAAATGCATTGTATGTCTACAACTTTAAAAGATAAATGatgttattttaaaaattaaattatttaagaaATATCAAATTAACATTATACGATggattatataattttttatgtatttgtttaatacaatggttttgtaaatctACAAATATTAATTTAGTGatgtattattttattaaaaaataactcAACTTAAATCTTTTTAAgattttaaataatataaaatcgaaCTTTATATTTGTTTATAATGTGTAAAAttgtatttaattaaatatattaaagtTAACATGACTTTTGGTATACCTAAAGCTAAATATGGGTCGAAAGGATCCAAATAATAGTCAATACCCACACGCATTGTCAGTAGTCACATGTGTTGTATATGCAGAAAGAAATCGGGTCAAGAAATCGCCATACTCTCGCATCAACTCTCTTTCTACAGACATCTTCTTCATCACTCATTCTCTCTATCTTTCTCTTTCTGTGTGTGTCTTCCTATCACTCACTCGCCGGTTAACCCTCAACTTATTTCATCGATTCAGCCACCATCGATTGTCTTCAACAACTCATGAAATGGAAACTTGAGGATTTCATCTACAGTGAGCTCTCCTCATACGACATAGTCTCCGTTTCCATGAGAATAGACGATCCTAACCCCGAATCTCCTTATTCTACTGCCTACCTCAATTCCTTCCCTGATGTGCATCACCGGTCATCATCGTCATTTCCAACCTAGGGCTTATTTTATTTCGAATTGTTCTTTCCCCAATTTCAACCAATTAATTGTTGGGATGATATGAGGGGGTAAAACCCTAGTTCTCCATGGAAACCATGAAGAAAAAATCGTTGGATATACCAAAAGTGGTGTTGATTAAAAAATagattattgattcaaaacatctATTCGAGCATGCTTGTTACAGTTAGTAGGAATGAATGTCTATTTAGAAGAGGTAACACATTTTTTTCCGAGTATGTACATATTTTGAATAAACTTCAGTTTGTGAAATCTAGTTCACAAGAGATAACACTTTTTTTACAGTATTTGCAGATATTGTGACAGATGAAGAGATTCAAaaaccttgtttcaaaagattaGAGCTTTAACAACTTGATGGAACTTTACCACGTAAATAATATTTTCTTAGTCAAGATGGCTTTTGATCGATGTTTTTCTTTAGTTTGGTCGGAATTGGAATTCAATTCCATTTCAACATTTAGTTGCAAATGAGTATGGAATTGGAATACAATAAATCAATTGACTTTCAATGTTCAACAATAAATCCATACAGAAACCAATGTAATTAAAAGTCAAAAGACTAACCTGGTATATGAATATTGAAATCTTGCAGGAAGTAAGAGGGCTTTAAAATGAAAAGCAGTTAACGTGTGAACTGAAATGAGGAATAGAACTTCTATGAAGCAGATTGCTGTAACTTTGAGGAAATAAGAATTGCATATCCAATTCAAAGACAAAGAAGACAAATgaggattttcaaaatgattgcTTTCACGTTATGAGGTATATTTAGAGATATAACCTTATTCACATAATAATATCTTCATAATATACTACCAGGTTTTATGAATTTATTGTTGTTGAATTTTTATTGGATAAATTTATGTTCCTGATTTTATGGGATTTAATAGATCACAAATTGATTACATATTAACATATGATTTGAATTTAATAAGGGATTACCGAAATTTATGCTACAATATTTTAAATAGacgaaatttatttatttatagagGATATACATATACTATATATGGTGCAACCATGAAATAAAtgtattattagttcaagaaattAAATTTATGATCCATCAAAATGTTAGACACTAACCTGACCAAAATAATAAGTAAAATTGCTAAAATGTAAACATAATCTTCTTTTGTTCATTGTGTTACAAGTTTTTTAAAACTTTATATCATCCTTTAATGAAAGCTATAGGTTCaaacaattttttaatttttaatttttattttttgtgacTACGTCAAGTAGAGTTTTGTTCAATTAAAATATACTTATGTACTTGGTTATCATGGACCTAAGACATATTCCAAGTAAACATACCATGATTCCTGGTACTATAGCAGTACCCATTTCTTGAGTATAGTGAAGGTATATTTGACAATATTGTAAGGGGAGACTTTTCCTTATGATCAGTCCCTAGTGTAATTTTAAATCATAATTACAAACAAATTTCCAGGGGACATATGATATACATGTTTGCCATGTGTATATCACATACTATTTGTTGGTCTCTACTTTCTACCATATCTACTTTTTTTTTACTATGTGGGTCTTATGAAATAACCAACAATCAAATATGTTGAATTAAAATCTTGGATTCTAAGGGAAAAACGAAGAATTATTAAGAACAAAGAATCAAATAACATAGGATCTAATTTCATGACAAACTCAAATAAATACAGAAAAGTGTTCAACGACGATTATATATGGATAAACCCTTTTTGTTGTTCATTTACATGGTTCAAAGAAATAAACGTGGGACCTACTAATAAAATAATGACTGAAAGTGTAGTAAGAACATGAAGTTAAATCCATTAAAGCAGCAGCAAGGGAAAGCTCTCTAAGATGTCCAACGGACATCACATAAATGGTCTTCAAAGTGTATTGCAATAAACTCACCACACAAAGTGGCCCTGCTATTTTCAGTTTTTTCAGTTCTATTATCCAATATTGAGATGCAACAATGCTCCATTTTATTGTAACCCATCTACATCTTCTAGTTCTTCCCCCTAAGTTGATATGATCAGAAGTTCTTGAACTTGGAACAATAAGAGGAACCTCAAGAATATTTCTTGGGTTCACTTCATCTATGGCTATACACTCTTTTTTTCTTTAGTCCTTTTAAGAAAGTAGTCAGAAATTGCATTTATGGATGCCATGCTAATAGCATGTCATACGATCAAACACATAATTAGCGTTTAAATCAATACAAAACCAAATAGTTAAGGGGAATCTACTTACTTAAATCGGTTCTACATAATCTGGACACAAATGCAAATCAAATCAACATTGAAACTATGCCTTAGTTAAACTTTTAAAAGAAGATTATATGTAATTAAAGAGATTTTAGCTTTTTATCCCCAAATCAAAATATCTTTTAAACCAAAGCATCATCTAAATATATTAAACGTGTGTTAAAATCAAAACCAACTAACTTGTCCActttaaaacaataaaaatatccAAATATATCCAAATCAAATAATAATTGACATCATTAATATCTAAAAATAAAAAGCATACCAAACATTCAAAATATCTTTAAAACCAAAGCAACATCAAAATATATTAAACGTGTGTTAAAACCAAAAGCAACTAACTTGTCCactttaaaacaataaaatacccaAATATATCCAAAACAAATAATAATTGACATCCTAAATATCTAAACATAAGAAGCATACCAACCAATCAAAATATGTTTAAAACCATAAGCAACATCAAAATATAGTAAATGTGTGTTATAACCAAAACCAACTCACTTCTCGACTTTTGGAATTAAGAGTGGAGTTTCCTCTCCGATTGATTTTCTTTTAGCCTTAGTTGAACTTAAATCATCTCCAGAATCAACGTCACAAATGTCTTGGAGGTTGCGCTTCAAATCAGTTGATATTTTGCTAGGACTTGTTGCGGTTGATTTATCAACTGTTGATGGTGTAAAGCTTTCATCTGTTTGTGAAATGACATcctaaatttattttaaaaaaataagtatTTAATAGGaacaattaaatataaataaagctTAAGGAAAGAAATTCAAAAACCTTTTGAACAGGCTGGACAACATCATCTGATTCCAAAGGCACCTGATTTAAGGAGACAGATTCAATACTCTACAAAATTAAATGGAAATATGTTAATCGTTATGTATTTACATAGTAAACAAATATAATTGGTGAACCCTAAAATGTTTTGTACCATAAGTTCTAATTTACTTTCCAATTCTGAAACAATGGATACATCTTCTGTCAGCTTGAGAATGGTGTAGATATTATTATAGTTGTTGACATTGTATTTTGTAATATCTACAAGAAAAGCAAACTTGCGGTTTTGTAATAGTGCATCACTGTCTCTAGCCTGTAAgaagatttttaataaatattaacaAATTAAATGTCTTAtgatattaatatatgaataatataataGACCGCTTCATGTATCTTTTTCAACTCATATGCACTTATATCTAGCAGCCTTTTTGCTTCTCTATCAAAAAGAGTCAATCCAATGGTGTCAGTACCATCTTGTACGTTGATTGGAATTATATACCTTAAAAAAACAATTAGATAAATATAAATTATCTATAATGTTTGAAAcaattaatataaatataaaagtgtTTACTTGATAACTGTACGAAAATCCGAATTATTGCAACTTGGATCTTTACACTGAACAACAACAGTTTCTGTAACTTTCTGAGGGTCGGTATACGAATGATTGTGTCTTGGAACTGAAGTTTTTTTTCCACGTTTGTAGCATGCTTCGTAATACCAATGTAGATTCTGTCTTATATTAACGATTGAAGCAActaacaaaaatttcatttcctGTATTTAATAGCATGTAAAGTTAGGAAAATACATAGTGTAAAAAAAGGATATCAAACAATGCAATGTACCTTCAGCGGTTCTGTGATTTCACAAATTGTTTTTAATGGGAAAGTGTCCTTAAAGTCATCTGTATATGAAGAAGAGTAGCTTTAGAGTGAAGTAATGTTTTTTTTCAGATTTACCAAGATTGTCATCAGCTTTCAATCTGTAATGtttaaaatgatttgataaatcaTAGGATTTGTGTTAgtctaaattaaacaaataacagAAATCAAtaaaactaaccttttcttgTACTCATTAATTTCAACAATGTCAGAATTTATGAACATTTTGGTTACTTCAAAATGACTTTTAGCTTGACCAACTCCTGTAATATTAAAAGAGCAAATCAATAACAATTATacaaaagcatatatatatatatatatatatatatatatatatatatatatatatatatatatatatatatatatatatatatatatatatataatatgtgaaTACAAACCATCCCAAATGTTAAGCTTTACAAACTGCATCACTATAACAACACAATTAACTGTCGGGTTCTCTTTTAGGTATTGTGACAGCTGGTATGCTTGAGTTCCAAAGATAGTAACCTTAAGATGTACAGACCTAAATAAACAATGAAAATAGTTAATACTATTAAGTTGTGATTTAATTAAAGATAATAAacgaataaaaataatataaactcACTCTAGGTTGCTAAGTGTGAGTTTGATATAATGCTTGGATGCTACAGGATTTGATGTTTCAAGCGGTCGAATTGAGACAATTTGTCCAATAACATCTACACAAGAATAACACAAGTTatagtattatttaatattaaaacatcaaaataaaaaatgtataatAAAGAACACAAGTCAAAAAAGCAATTGGAATAAAATTTAATAACTAACCAAAGAATGCGTCTCGTGGGCATGTTTGTTCTATGATTGAATTAAAATCAATAAACATAAATCCATTCACTGGTTCGGAAAAGTCTCACATTTTTTAAGGATACTTTTCCAATCCAAAGTTATTGTTTGTTTATGACCTGTATAACTAAAACCATTAAGAACAGCCGCCATATTGGgttttataattatataagtGTCATTTTCCTTTAATAAATGACCAAATCTGGAGAAATTCTGATTGAAGACACGAGAATGGTATTGTGTTCCCTgttcaatcaaataaataagaattatCTGTTTGTTGCAACATATGTAATATTGAATGgaatacaaaaaatataagaaaTACAACAAACCTCCTCGTCCATTATGATCATTTCAATTGAACAAACCATATTATTTCTAGTAAAGTTCCACATTTTCAGCACCCGTATCTTGATGTGTGAATTATCATCAATTTGATCAATGTTTTTTAGGTAAATTTTCTTCCCTATATTCATTTTCTGCAAAACGATTGAAACCATATAGAAATGTTAGCAAATACCATATTTGTAAATTAATATATGCAATGATAGAATATATAACCATATAGAAATGTTAGCAAATAGCATATTTGTAAATTAATATATGCAATTATcgaatatatacaaatacatagcAAACCGGTTACTATTTAGTAGAAATATAGCAAATCAGATAACAGAAAAAAAAAGTGTTTGAGAATTTCTTGATTGTGTGATTATCATATTCTATTCGAATTGAAAAACAAACTTTATACCGAAATTGCCCCTGCAACTTACAATTAGATAAGATGACAAATAGTAAGGACAAGTTAGATATCATGAATTAGTagtcaaatgttttttttttataatccaTTAATGAAGTATACTTTTAATTGTTGCAGATTTTTTTCAGTTTTAATTATTGAATTTGACTGTATATGAAAATGTTCTAGAGGGTAGAATTCATTTTTAATGTATATCAAAATGGTTTTTAGCAGGTAGCAAACACTTTTAATTCACTTTCAAATAAAATGATGGCATTTTTAATAGGTATCAATCACATTGGTGATGTTTGTATCAATATTTAAAGAAAACAATGTTAAATAGAGTGATAGCTTTTTTCAAGGTATTTCAAATACTGGTTTGTGTACTTTCACATTGCTTGTGAAATCGGATGTTAGAGCAAAAATGGGACTTGGTAGGCAAATTCGGTTGTACAGGTAAGGAAGTTAATGTATACTCTTTAATTATTGGTGATGTTTGTATCAATATTTAAAGAAAACAATGTTAAATAGAGTGATAGCGTTTTTCAAGGTATTTCAAATACTGGTTTTTGTACTTTCACATTGCTTGTGAAATCGGATGTTAGAGCAAAAATGGGACTTGCTGGGCAAATTCGGTTGTACAGGTAAGGAAGTTAATGTATATTGTTTAAACGGGGACTGTTCTTTATACATTCAGTATACAATAATGAAAATTAGAGtaaaaaagtataatgataaatgtcataaacataaaaaaaaacgaATTATGAAAGTAATTTTGGTATGTTAATTCATTGTCAAATGTAAATAATGTAAACAGTAAACCTGTAAAGTTTTTAAAGTAGAAGAATTTATTACATAAACATCAAAACTATGAAGAATATATGCTGCTATGGGAATTTTTACAAATGCATTAATTCAGTTTACTAACCTTGTGTAGTGGTTGTTGTCCTCGAGGATGAATATGCAACAAATGATGAGAAAGCGAAGGAAATTATAATTCAGACAGAGAGGAAGGATTGAACACCGTTTGTAAAGAGTTCTATGAAGCAGAATGGCGAAGAAAATAGTAGCGTAAACAATGAATTCTGCTATATATTTCGGTATATGATTTTATTGGGTGAGGATTTTTTGGAATTTATTGGCTGGATAATAATTACCTTCCCATTATAATAAACAAACTTCCATATTTGCATTGGATTGGATATGAAcgacttttaaatttcaaattaacATTTCTAGATAATCTTCTTTATGTATAGTTTTAAATTTCTACAGATTTTTCGGATTTCATTATTGACTTTGACTGAATATGAAAATGATCTGGAGGGCAGTTTGGTAAATGTGTATGAGGAAAATAAGCGGGAAAAAACTATATAGGGCTGCTGGGAGATTGACACGTGGATATAATGTACTCTTTTATTAGGATAGGAGATTAGCTATTCTCATTTAGCGTTTGGAATCTTACTCAGATCTTATGATGACATCATCCCTGCGTTTGGGACTTTTGTTATAGGGAAGATAACTTTTAAAGCCACACTCAACATATATAGCTACTTGAACTCTACTTATTAATTTACAACCATGATGATATGTTTTTAAAGAGTCTTATAAACATAATACATGGTAGGCCTGTCGAAAAAACCCGAAACCCTTTCTATCCACCCGACCCGttccgaattcgggtagaatgggtcgggtagaaTGGGTAAATggtatgaacattcgggtaataggttaacccgataataatataggtcggcttttaggtatgaatatttattttcgggtatacccgaattcgtttttttaaataataccaactatacaatgcagtcacgtacgtacacttcaaataaaacaaaacctttcataacatattataatgatttggattgttattatatatgtacttgttaattTTATGGAGTATTTTCCTAACCAATTCGttattaaaccaaccaacatataaaaaaaaaattatcaataagtgtcacttattaattttcgggtatacccgaaacttacccgacccgacctcaaacccgaatacccgaaacccgaaaacccgaattacaTTATAGGTCGGGTATCGGTTATTATTTCCTTAAGGAAATACGCGTTCTACcctacccgttctacccgaaacccgaaaaattTACTCGTTCGACACCCCTAATACGtggacatattaatatattttataaacaaGCTATTCGGATTACTTAAAATAACTATaaacaaatattttatataaacccaaaacatcaacacaaatgatataaatttttaaaattaaattatatttGTTGTTGAATTTTGTATAACTTGAAAATTGACATGCTTATGAAAAGAAACTAAACgtcgaaaaaaaattaattatcgtCTATTGAAGAAAATATAATAGATAAAATATATGTCGAAAGGAAACTACTAATTGTCGATTCTCATGTATGTTGTATACTCCACCATCAAACAAGTCAAATCTTATCCCTTTGTTTCAACTTGGAAACACACCGTAAATAAAACTATTCgcaaaaaaagaaaacaaatggCTATATCTCTTAGGGGCTTATTgacaggatctgaatttttaagatctgaatttttaagagctctgaatttctaagagtgtctgaatttttaagatctgaattttaacATGTTGTTTGGTTGAAACCTCTGAATTTTTATGTTGAAtaataaaaatgaccattttacccttctctatcatttctttcaattacaacattatacttccaacctTTCCTTATTAAGACATTGTATTTTAAAAACTATAACAAAATCTAGCATTCTAATGAGGTATAAATAGAAATTACAATGATATAATGATAAAAATATCCGATTTcccttttaattgtttttttcaaCTTTACCAAAATAGcatcaaaactcataaaaacatcaagaaTCAAAAAACAACATCAATATTAAGCATTGAGCAACTCTTCAACTTGGACAAAACCCACAATAACTGCTATGGCTTGCATTGAGCATTGAGCAACTCTTCAACTTTCAACACGAAACAACCTAAATTGTCACTCTTGTAAGCACAATCAAACCGTGTGACAAATACAAGATGTAATTCCAACATAGTTACATTTCCATGCCCTTTTATTTTAATTAGCAACCATAAGACAAAAACATCACCTGGGGCACAAATAAATCAATACATAAATCTAAGTACTTAGAATCAAGTCATTACACTCTTCAATAAAAAATGTAGCAATCATAAGTAAAAACCCATGTTTGTCGTATAGTGCAAGAAACAAACAACAAGTTCCCATTAAAATACAAATAAACGAATTTATCATAACTTCAAAATAAGTGATCTAAGGGCTTCAATTTCTTGATCAGTGGGCTATTGATGAATGTATAATTACAAAAAATCAAAAGTGGTGTACTCTTGAGTGCCTTTCATTACATAACAAGAAAAAAAGAAAACGTTACCTGCATAAGATGTCGGAGGCGAAGGGTGAAGCAATCGGAGGCGGAGGCGAAGACAACGGTGACGGCAACGTTTCAGACCGAACGGATGCAGACAAGATCAGAGCTGGAGGAGAAAGGGGTGGAAGAGAACTCGCATCGATGAGGGAGCCGGAGGGCTTCGCTGCCTGGGGCGATGGTGAGGCCGGCGTCTCTGTCGGAGGCGATGCCCGACGTCTCTGGCGGAGGCGATGTCCGGCTGGGACGACGGAGGGTTGTAATCGGAGTTTCACTGGGAAGGAGCAAGAGGCGACGTTGTGAAGTAGAAAGAGGAGAGGAAGGATATGGAGGATTTGGGCAAAAAAGGATCGTGCGTTCTATTTATTTTTTCAGACACACTTCTACGTCTTAAAGTTTAAGGGACATCTTTTTAATCAAGAGGCATAAATTCATATCCAACCAAACAGTCTGCATCTGAAAAATTAAGAGGTtgcctcttaatttttcaattaaaaggCTACCAAATAGTGCCTTAATCAATATAATTTAACACTATTTCTCGATACATTGAGTGTTCTTTGAAATATGGTATGTTACGAAAAAAATTCATCAACCGCCGATCAGAAATTACCATCCCCAACATTCCAAACAACGCATTTCTATTTTTTTAGTAGGATTACATCATATTTTTCTTTTTACTACAAATAAacgtatttttatttttagttcaacATAGCATGTCGCAAGAAAAATAATCCATGTTGGAAACCATTTGTCTACACGTAGCTAATGATTTCTATTACGTACAAATACAATATAAATTTTTGTTAGAAAATCCGTTATTCGTGCCTGAAAAGCTTTGTCGTGCATGAAATTTCAAACCGAAtttttcttaatttttcaaaaaaaggtGTTTATTCACATATTTCATGATAATATTTCATATCTTTCTATATTGTTAGTTTAACTCAATTAAGTTAATATAAAATTATTAGCTTGCATTTTCTTATATTTTTATTAGTCATGATCACCCCCATTCACTTGGGCACGGAAGGGGAAGGAGAAATACCAACATGTTATTATCAATCTAAACatataaaataaagaacatttatttatttttaaaattgaacaattatattttaaatcaaaactaaaaagtatgcatatttttaaaacaaaatagtaacgaacttttaatcaaaactcaattttactttatttttaatggaaaacaacccaaaaaaacGAATTAGTCAACACCCGAGAATTATGTATTCAAAGTAAATTATTTGACGAAAAAAAATTCTTCTGTCGCCGCATCGCGTGGGTTCaccactagtatatatatatatatatatatatatatatatatatatatatatatatatatatatatatatatatatatatatatatatatatatatatatgttatagttTTCGTACCCCGAGAACTACAAACATACAATACAATACATATAATAATGTTTTGTTTCCTAGTCTAATATACCCCCTCAGTCTAAGGGGGAGGATTGTGGACACTTAGACTGGATCAAAAATGTTGAAAAAGTATTTGTGGTAGGCCTTTCGTGAATAGATCGGCGAGCTGGTAGCGTGATGGAACATGTAAAAACTGGATTTGGCCATTCTGTACCTTTTCTCTAACGAAGTGAATATCAATCTCAATGTGATTAGTGCATTGGTGTTGTATCGGATTGCCTGTCATTTGAATTGCACTAACATTATTACAATAAACTAGAGAGGTACACATGGGTAGACACCCCAATTCGAGTACTAAATTACACAACCAGCTGATTTCAGCAACTACAT is a window of Lactuca sativa cultivar Salinas chromosome 1, Lsat_Salinas_v11, whole genome shotgun sequence DNA encoding:
- the LOC111879408 gene encoding uncharacterized protein LOC111879408, giving the protein MNIGKKIYLKNIDQIDDNSHIKIRVLKMWNFTRNNMVCSIEMIIMDEEGTQYHSRVFNQNFSRFGHLLKENDTYIIIKPNMAAVLNGFSYTEQTCPRDAFFDVIGQIVSIRPLETSNPVASKHYIKLTLSNLESVHLKVTIFGTQAYQLSQYLKENPTVNCVVIVMQFVKLNIWDGVGQAKSHFEVTKMFINSDIVEINEYKKRLKADDNLDDFKDTFPLKTICEITEPLKEMKFLLVASIVNIRQNLHWYYEACYKRGKKTSVPRHNHSYTDPQKVTETVVVQCKDPSCNNSDFRTVIKYIIPINVQDGTDTIGLTLFDREAKRLLDISAYELKKIHEAARDSDALLQNRKFAFLVDITKYNVNNYNNIYTILKLTEDVSIVSELESKLELMSIESVSLNQVPLESDDVVQPVQKDVISQTDESFTPSTVDKSTATSPSKISTDLKRNLQDICDVDSGDDLSSTKAKRKSIGEETPLLIPKVENCRHTMHFHSKKTTKINTSTTTTVNTSINKDKLSSTSSPANQYSSKLVTDAYKENNNNMYHMQAREKRGQRKIYLENKRSKKMKTTLNVPNQSTNIVGQTQNVNSFTSPGMHTTTIQHSPSLTYVRTPLSNITNEDVENMHQVNNENLIVGISNEYLDHGDQDVVCQTCRAKLWRNESIRGKEKGNTDYSLCCAYGKVQLPDLKKAPPTYETMFRNMDSKSKHFMKNIRRYNSMFSFTSMGGKIDSSINRGNAPYIFRLGGQNYHSIGSLLPAKGSEPKFSQLYIYDTNNEITNRQRCFRGEKDQSTSIDSDIIEDIKKNPEVDMKLRLIGRREQDGRTYNLPTASEVAALIIGDISDSIEKRDIVVQTKDGSLQRISELHPSYLPLQYPLLFPYGDDGYSVDILHRGVSFTADSKRAKCTMREYFAYRIQDRDHSFSLILNSKRLFQQFLVDAYTMMETERLYYIRRQQHVLRCDSYENLHKQKAQGTTDISNVG